The following coding sequences are from one Candidatus Hydrogenedentota bacterium window:
- a CDS encoding TrkH family potassium uptake protein, translated as MLLPLLVSLVSGEYFSVASFAIAAAVTASAGSLTYRACRDAPEPSRRHAMLIAATGWLACACFGALPYLIAGHITADEAARALSIDGGSSPSSLIHFRNPLHALFESMSGFTTTGLSMAVHEPTLGYGLLFYRSLTQWVGGAGVIVLSLAIIPRPQINGVLELYQSETAGMKVRPGILGTARAIWSVYLGLTLLAAAFLAIATFVFVPDMGLIEGVFHAVNHAMTGLATGGFSTLDDSIAGYRSYAMEMAHLAPMLIGAIALPLHYKFLRGRRWGILWRDPQFRLLCLMCLGGAPLLSALLRGNPGVPDPIREGIFQFVSGLTGTGWQTSNIAVWNSGSLLVMAWCAMFVSGSAGSTVGGVKLIRAYLVGRAVIRQVQRIFLPQGSVLPFRVGERNLSASDAHREVADAASFCLLYAVILMASVLATAQVLGDRFSLGAIMFECSSAQGTVGLSSGITDPGMPALIEVLFILQMWVGRLEIFPVLILLTALCSRRARG; from the coding sequence CGTGACGGCTTCGGCCGGCTCCTTGACGTATCGCGCCTGCCGCGACGCCCCGGAGCCCAGCCGCCGGCACGCGATGTTGATCGCCGCGACCGGGTGGCTCGCCTGCGCCTGTTTCGGGGCGTTGCCCTACTTGATTGCGGGGCATATCACGGCGGATGAGGCCGCGCGAGCGCTCTCGATCGATGGCGGATCCTCGCCGTCCAGTTTGATCCATTTTCGCAATCCCCTGCACGCCCTGTTCGAAAGTATGAGCGGTTTCACGACGACGGGTTTAAGTATGGCGGTGCACGAGCCAACGCTGGGCTACGGGTTGCTGTTCTACCGTTCGCTTACCCAGTGGGTTGGCGGCGCCGGTGTGATCGTGCTTTCCCTGGCGATCATCCCGCGGCCACAGATCAACGGCGTGCTGGAGCTCTACCAGTCGGAGACCGCGGGCATGAAGGTTCGGCCCGGCATACTGGGAACGGCGCGCGCGATCTGGAGCGTGTACCTGGGCCTGACCCTGCTGGCGGCCGCGTTCCTGGCGATCGCGACGTTCGTGTTCGTCCCCGACATGGGCCTGATCGAGGGCGTGTTTCACGCGGTGAATCACGCGATGACCGGGCTCGCGACCGGCGGTTTCAGCACGCTGGACGACAGTATAGCGGGATACCGCTCCTACGCCATGGAGATGGCGCATCTGGCTCCGATGCTGATCGGCGCGATCGCGCTCCCCCTGCACTACAAATTCCTCCGGGGGCGGCGCTGGGGCATCCTGTGGCGCGACCCGCAGTTCCGCCTGCTGTGCCTGATGTGTCTCGGCGGCGCGCCCCTGCTTTCCGCGCTGCTCCGTGGAAATCCGGGGGTCCCGGATCCGATCCGGGAGGGGATCTTTCAATTCGTCAGCGGGCTCACGGGGACGGGCTGGCAGACCTCGAACATCGCGGTCTGGAACAGCGGATCCCTCCTCGTAATGGCGTGGTGCGCGATGTTCGTGAGCGGTTCGGCGGGGTCCACGGTGGGCGGGGTCAAGCTAATTCGAGCGTACCTCGTCGGCCGCGCGGTCATCCGGCAGGTTCAGAGAATTTTCCTGCCGCAAGGCAGTGTTCTTCCATTCCGCGTTGGCGAGCGGAACCTTTCGGCGTCCGATGCGCATCGGGAAGTCGCCGACGCGGCATCGTTTTGTCTGCTCTACGCGGTGATTCTCATGGCGTCGGTGCTGGCCACGGCGCAGGTGCTGGGCGATCGGTTCAGTCTGGGCGCGATCATGTTCGAGTGTTCGTCGGCGCAGGGAACGGTGGGCCTGTCGTCGGGAATCACCGATCCGGGCATGCCGGCGCTGATCGAGGTACTTTTCATACTTCAGATGTGGGTGGGGCGTCTGGAGATCTTCCCCGTCCTGATACTACTCACGGCCCTGTGTTCTCGCCGGGCAAGAGGCTGA